GTTATCTCTCGGATAATTAATTACATTCATTCAACTACGGGTCACTGTACTAGTCAgtaaataacatgaataagtaGAGTGCCGTTTCCGCACAGTTGTTGATAAATTGTATGATCCAAGTTACATAATTTTTTGATCACTGTGGACTGTGACCCCGCGGTGTGGACCCAGACTTTTTCCCGGCGGTTGAAAAAATGTATGATTGTATTGTAGTAGGCGCAGGAATTGAAGGATGTTCATCTGCCTATCAATTAGCGAAGAATGGCTACTCAACACTGCTCTTGGAACAGGTAACTAAATACcatcacacacacataggcctacattatatgtCATGTATTAAATCAAGCCTTATGGTAACCAAATCGCTGTTGCAGCTAATGCTTGTGTACATTATGTTATGCGTGTCATGTTCTATGTATTATGCATTGTACGATGttatggttaatttttttcaacccGATTTTTCCGATCGgcatatttgtaggcctatatttgcacatgtaggcctataggcctaccctttggCCCTAATTTATAGCAGAATTCGTTGTTTGTCAATCAGAAgactattttacataattttaggccagaaaaagttgtttgattgtccATAGATCCCCGCTGCCaaagggtaggcctatacggttggtcggtcggatttttttttcaattttttttaaaggtcatagccaaaacatgtttgcctaaaacaaaatagcccaaataggtgtGAATTTTGATATTTCGCTACTGTATACAACttcatttcatgtttttaaaacagtttagaagtgtgaagaaaatgacaaaaaatttgaagaaaaaaacttttTCGTTGAATTTCCACAATTAGGCCTaaagggtcggtattcttttatACAGTAAAAGCAAAAAatagtttggattttttttcagattttccagattagggtcggtcggtttttttgccttataattATGGTATTCTTCagacataagggaccgttcacaaacacttgtaagggggggcctgatgcaaaaggggggcctgaaatttttgaccctcctaaggggggggtcctgaaaaaatgaccacaaattttcctggaaagattgagtttatatgcttttctatggggttgacccataattttcatgtcaaaaaggggggccctgaaatttttgagatctgtaaagggggggccctgaaaattttcgcgatgaattttttttgcatcaggccccccttacaagtgtttgtgaacggtccctaagcccccccccccccgcccctcaACGTTAATGGCTAAATTACACTGCAAAACAGTGTTTTAGCATTAACACgttcttgccttcactttgtaaccGTGTTTAAATAATACATTTATAGGCTACATGGTTAGATAATGTTTAGCCATTGCAGTTCAgtgtatatatataggcctacatgtagttcaGATTCAACATGAATTGCTATTTTTGTCATGCTGTTTTGCTAGAACACAATTGATTACGATATGCACAAATGATTCAAACACACCTACCTGCATAATGAGAATGCAATTATCACGGAACAAACGCTGCAGCtggtattttcacatttttttatttcactcTCATTGCTGTTCTTTACTATACCATGAAAAAGTGCTATAATTATTATGAACATGGACCATGCAAAGTTGTATAGGGCCTATACAAATATTTCACtgattttcatttttcagcagatatgcacgaaaaaatcttatttcaaaaatttcagttgattccgattttgtgtgcgagttatatgcatgattatgtgttgtaattattttgttccggtgtaccagaacgtaattcaactttcattatatttttgctgaacgaatttaagggatctaaaatgagcgtttattgcgtttcgacagtatttttgtgggacatgagagcacctcagacctatcgaattgcattctgaatacgaagcatgtctttctgatatcaaataattttcatttttgaaaatcacaatataatacaaattttatgacaaatcatacaaatttgatatttttcaaatttttgatatataacagtcctcgaagtaaattatataaatctaatgatatattcttaaagtgtatgtagcaggggaggaaaagccgacggtcaattgaaaattttgacctttcatattgaagatatagattttttcccaaaaagacctaattttttttggtgttttgggaagaaaaatccatatcttcattacgaaaggtcaaaattttcaattgatcgtcggcatttcatcccacctacatacacgttaagtataaatcatcagatttataaagtttacttcgagtactgttaaatatcaaaatatcaatttttaatgatttgccataaaatgtgtattacattgcgaatttcaaaaaatcaaaattatttgatatcagaatgacattcttcgtattcagaatgcaattcgatatgtctgatgtgctctaatgtcccaaaataaatactgtccaaatgttcataccccagcccttaaggaattttttgtattgtacacacacattatgtagccagaggtttccagtggtatatacAAATCTCAACCTTTTCAGAAAAGTGGGtgggggtgatgctgtggatcacgaaatacccttttgtTTCAATCGTGTTCATACTGGTAAACAGCTTATGTTTAAGAACACAGTTTATGACCATCTTTATtattttagatattgtttttattttaagtgtacttttaaaaatacattaCTTTATATGCGCATGTAAGCAACTTTAACGAATGCcctgaacatgctgaacaagcgttgacattatttttaaatatctAGTTATTTTTgccggtttttttttaaatatttttttataatttttttttatatatagttCCCATTACCTCATAACCGAGGTAGTTCCCATGGCCAGACTCGTATCACGCGATATTCTTACGGACAGAAGCATTTCTCCGACATGATGCTAGAAGCATATCCTATGTGGAAGCAGTTGGAGGAAGAAGCCAATACTACCCTATACAGGTGTGTACAATTTGCTGCTAATGACaaactctaagaaataaaggttaacCTGCTAAACAtatagaaccctttttataaAGCCCCTGATTCTAAAACGATCTAGGAAGCAAAACTAGTTTTGTAATCTCTAAATAATGTTCTTTTAAGGTCAAGAACCATTTTCTACTTTACCAAACCTTTACAGCTCTTTACAGAATATAGGCTATATAGTCATGAACTTTTGTGGCATTcatttaggcctaatattaataataattatcatgaGGATTCTTGGTCCCTCCCCCAAACGGTTTAGTTATACGCGGTTCATTGAGGGGGGTTTCTCTACGCTATAATTTTGTAAAAcgtgaaattgttttaaaaagaacCCTTGTTCATGGGAACAATTATGAATGAGGTTTCCATAAAGAGAACAAAAGGGTTTTAAGTCAAACCTTTCGTTTtagattaaatattaaattttcacttTAAAAATGACCGAATATTTTAGGGCCATGCAACTAAACGTGTTAATATCATAATGTCGGGCGGGCGGACGAATTCACCCCAATTTAACAGTATCGACCCTTTGCTTTTGCAGTAAAACTGGTGTATTTCAACTCGAAGAACCGCCATATGAAGACTACAacaatcatttgaaatgtttgaaaagtatcaATAAACCATATAGATTATATTCAGGAAAGGAAATTAATCAGGAGTTCCCCGGGGTTCGATTCGAGGACCACTATAAAGGAATGTTAGAATTAGATGGCGGTGTGCTTATGGCTAATAAATGCCTACAAAGTTATCAGGTAAAGTAatgactttttttccaaataaaTGATTTTATAGGATAGGGCCTAGATATTTCAATATAGAAACTTAAACAGACCGGAAGAAGACGAAGACAACGAATGAAGACGTTTGTCTGGTGGTCGTGCGTggatgtaggggtgtgtttgcCGGTGGTGtataaggcctaaaaatgtttggcgtaacatgtaaaaattagggtaggtcggtcggcaatttttgttaaaattttttttacacattttaagctgtaaatcgcGTATGATAAAGGCTTGGAACTTTTGTGTTTGTATGTTGGGATACTAACTCGGCAAGATCAACAACTTCAGAGTAAGAACTAGGCATCATATACAAATTGATTTGCACCCGGAAAAGGTATAAATTCCATATTAATTCGCATATTAACCAGTGGCGGCACTAGGGGGAAAGGGTGCATCCCCCTATTTTCTTGCCGCCccccccttaagggctggggtatgaacgtttggacagtatttattttgggacattagagcacatcagacatatcgaattgcattctgaatacgaagaatgtcattctgatatcaaataattttgatttttgaaattcgcaatttaatacacattttatggcaaatcattaaaattgatatttttgatatttaacagtacttgaagtaaactttataaatctgatgatttacacttaaagtgtatgtaggtgggatgaaaagccgacgatcaattgaaaattttgacctttcgtattgaagatatggatttttttcccaaaacaccaaaaaaaattaggtcttttgggaaaaaaatccatatcttcaatatgaaaggtcaaaattttcaattgaccgtcggcatttcctccctgctacatacactttaagaatatatcattagatttatataatttacttcgaggactgttatatatcaaaaatttgaaaaatatcaaatttttataatttgtcataaaatttgtattatattgtgatttttaaaaaatgaaaattatttgatatcagaaagacatgcttcgtattcagaatgcaattcgataggtctgaggtgctctcatgtcccacaaaaaatactgtcgaaacgtaataaacgctcattttggatcccttaaggcttTGTCAGCcttaaaaccccaaaattacgaaaCATATCGATATAATTGATTACATTTTCAATTGCAGAATCAATTTGTTAAGTTTGGTGGGACATTACAAGATGGTGAGAAGGTGCTTCAAATACTACCAGGTAGACGTCACACCATTGTAACCAACAAAGGGAGATATCTTGCCAAGAGTGTGGTATTGACACCGGGACCATGGGCATCTCAACTGTTGAAACCTCTGGAGATCCATCTGCCTCTACAggtaaatgtgctattccagttaacacagacacaccccctatggaaaacatggccttaaggccagagtaatggaagacacattcgttcacgcccgaatttgagatttcttgatatttatcaacactaagatgtattctttcacttgaaactgataaaatacaacttgctaatatttactcgtatttttgcttgatttgtttcactcttttcaactctaaaaagtcacatggctcaagacagcttagtaaattggcgggaaataatgagtcagaaatgcgcgaatgcgaaatattttgattacgcgcgcgattcgcttagcgtgacgcggcgcaactctgggcgtatgtccaacgcagtctaggctcattcggtttgttgttcatgccagcaaatgtggtgtaaacaaaacaaaaaattgcagTCAAAGATTTTTTaactattttgaattttggcgcactgaaagcagacattatagatttattggtgcaaatttattttattttatttttattttattagttcttattttgcctggggaaaccccatcagtgcaagcactgtttTTCAGGGGTGCCCAGAAAGATGCattttagaccatgcaccagatgcat
Above is a genomic segment from Amphiura filiformis chromosome 10, Afil_fr2py, whole genome shotgun sequence containing:
- the LOC140162560 gene encoding peroxisomal sarcosine oxidase-like; amino-acid sequence: MYDCIVVGAGIEGCSSAYQLAKNGYSTLLLEQFPLPHNRGSSHGQTRITRYSYGQKHFSDMMLEAYPMWKQLEEEANTTLYSKTGVFQLEEPPYEDYNNHLKCLKSINKPYRLYSGKEINQEFPGVRFEDHYKGMLELDGGVLMANKCLQSYQNQFVKFGGTLQDGEKVLQILPGRRHTIVTNKGRYLAKSVVLTPGPWASQLLKPLEIHLPLQPQRVNVCYWKEKIPGTYASYPCLLDLSTRKYGAGMYALPSTDYPGLMKVCYLHTGKDVDSPDHRDYVRIGKQRDIDTMRQYIREHFPGLHGEQPAILETCMFTSTPDGDPVIDRHPLYPNLIFAVGMSGHGFKLAPVFGKILFEMATGRPLSYDITPVSMKRYSRSTTVSKL